The DNA segment AAATAAACAGAAATAGTCAGGATTGCCTCAAATCCTTGCATCCATTAGTGGTACAGATGATAGTTCGTATCAACAAAGCTCGCTCCAAAGAGGCGGGCAAGAGCCTCGGCGAACGGGAGCACACCATGAAACTGGTCACGGCGGTCATCAAGCCCTTCAAACTCGACGACGTGAAGGACGGCCTCGCCACCCTCGGCGTTCAGGGCATGACGGTTAGCGAGGTCCAGGGCTTCGGACGACAGGGCGGGCACAGTGAGACTTATCGGGGCACCGAGTACAAGGTGCTCTTCACCCCCAAGACCCGGGTCGAGGTGGTGGTCGACGACGACGTGGCCGACCAGGTTGTGGACGCCATCGTGGCCGCCGCCCGCACCGAGAAGATCGGCGACGGCAAGGTCTGGGTGACGGACGTAGGCAACCTCGTCCGCATCCGTACCGGC comes from the Acidimicrobiales bacterium genome and includes:
- a CDS encoding P-II family nitrogen regulator; the encoded protein is MIVRINKARSKEAGKSLGEREHTMKLVTAVIKPFKLDDVKDGLATLGVQGMTVSEVQGFGRQGGHSETYRGTEYKVLFTPKTRVEVVVDDDVADQVVDAIVAAARTEKIGDGKVWVTDVGNLVRIRTGERGADAV